A window from Deltaproteobacteria bacterium encodes these proteins:
- a CDS encoding DUF2333 family protein translates to MVDKKSTSGAAGFGRFVIKHMLPVLAVVVVALAALWVVIQYFEVPEEVLPDKASTVRQHDAQPAGDEQAVDAHTAGGDAAGSGHGTQPAGTQEAAPVATSPMQPQVAVTHAAAESHESATSRKVSVSGGHAPAAAGEPARKPAGETAATGHGGAAQKDADEAGGHGGAPAKTYPVAGMAFVDAVIQPMDYELNQRRYGWRPNDIVEWTDNVNNFQLGVLEVTRRTSRILAERISRTGSTARFDPNLENAMNWFMIKADRYWFPSAESKYQDGLKELRHYYDKLAQGEAEFYTRTDNLIPLLEAYEDLLGSCDENLVKRHEPDGSEVGFFAADDYFFYAKGVASALYTILQAIEADFNIMVSREGGLEVLQNAIESCHHAIEIDPWIILNSDYSSIFANHRSNMAAPISHARFYLGVLIKALST, encoded by the coding sequence ATGGTAGATAAAAAGAGCACTTCCGGCGCCGCAGGTTTTGGTAGATTCGTCATCAAGCACATGCTGCCCGTCCTCGCGGTCGTGGTGGTTGCCCTGGCGGCTCTGTGGGTCGTGATTCAATATTTTGAAGTGCCGGAAGAGGTCTTGCCGGACAAAGCATCGACCGTACGGCAGCATGACGCGCAACCCGCCGGGGATGAGCAGGCGGTCGATGCCCACACCGCCGGTGGGGATGCTGCGGGATCCGGTCACGGTACGCAACCTGCCGGGACACAGGAGGCGGCGCCGGTTGCGACGTCACCCATGCAGCCGCAGGTTGCCGTCACCCACGCGGCTGCTGAGTCCCATGAATCAGCGACAAGCCGAAAGGTATCGGTTTCCGGAGGGCATGCGCCCGCGGCTGCTGGCGAGCCGGCCCGCAAACCGGCGGGGGAAACGGCGGCGACCGGCCACGGCGGCGCGGCACAGAAGGATGCGGACGAAGCCGGCGGACACGGCGGAGCGCCGGCGAAAACATACCCGGTGGCGGGAATGGCTTTCGTGGATGCCGTGATTCAACCCATGGATTACGAACTGAACCAACGGCGTTACGGTTGGCGGCCCAATGACATTGTCGAGTGGACGGACAACGTGAACAATTTTCAGTTGGGCGTTCTCGAGGTGACCCGGAGAACGTCGCGCATTCTGGCCGAACGCATTTCGCGGACAGGCAGCACGGCCCGCTTCGACCCCAATCTGGAAAATGCCATGAACTGGTTCATGATCAAGGCCGACCGGTACTGGTTCCCGTCGGCCGAATCCAAATACCAGGACGGTTTGAAGGAGTTGCGCCACTACTATGACAAGCTGGCGCAGGGCGAGGCGGAGTTCTACACGCGCACGGACAACCTGATTCCCCTTTTGGAAGCCTATGAGGACCTTTTGGGGAGCTGTGACGAGAACCTGGTCAAGAGGCATGAACCCGACGGAAGCGAGGTCGGCTTTTTCGCGGCCGACGACTATTTCTTTTATGCCAAGGGGGTGGCCAGCGCTCTGTACACCATATTGCAGGCCATCGAGGCCGACTTCAACATCATGGTCAGCCGGGAAGGAGGGCTGGAGGTACTGCAAAACGCCATCGAGTCGTGCCACCACGCCATCGAAATCGATCCCTGGATTATCCTGAACAGCGATTACAGCAGTATTTTCGCTAACCACAGAAGCAATATGGCCGCACCCATCAGCCACGCACGGTTTTACCTGGGGGTGCTGATCAAGGCTCTCTCCACCTAA
- a CDS encoding endonuclease/exonuclease/phosphatase family protein: MKFLLYNIRYAAGIGRFFHLPVPYSGYLKHTDGNLKKIIDFIVSVNPDIMGLIEVDAGSFRASKSNQAESIAWELQHNHIYRSKYAATSVAQRVPVLNKQGNAIITNQEIVSRRFHYFREGVKRLVIELELAECVVFLVHLSIKFRHRQYQLETLHKIVRKRNKPVIVAGDFNVLWGDRELQLFLAATGLKNANSNGEPSHPSRAPRRQLDYIFHSRDIHIVSFEIPQVKFSDHVPLICEFEISAKRATASGGAQPRP; the protein is encoded by the coding sequence TTGAAGTTTTTACTGTACAATATAAGGTATGCCGCGGGGATCGGCAGGTTTTTTCACCTGCCGGTGCCCTACAGTGGCTATTTAAAGCACACGGATGGCAACCTCAAGAAGATCATCGATTTCATCGTGTCCGTCAACCCGGACATCATGGGCCTGATCGAAGTGGATGCCGGTTCGTTTCGTGCCAGCAAAAGCAACCAGGCCGAGTCCATTGCCTGGGAGCTTCAGCACAACCATATCTACCGGTCCAAGTATGCGGCGACCTCCGTCGCTCAACGGGTGCCGGTGCTCAACAAGCAGGGCAATGCCATCATCACCAACCAGGAGATCGTCTCCCGGCGGTTTCACTACTTCCGCGAAGGGGTCAAGCGTCTGGTGATAGAGCTGGAGCTTGCAGAGTGCGTCGTCTTTCTGGTGCACCTGTCCATCAAGTTCCGGCACCGCCAATACCAGCTCGAGACGCTGCATAAAATAGTGAGAAAGCGGAACAAGCCGGTCATCGTGGCCGGTGACTTCAACGTTTTGTGGGGTGATCGTGAACTGCAGCTTTTTCTGGCCGCGACCGGGTTGAAAAATGCCAACAGCAACGGGGAGCCGTCGCACCCCAGCCGTGCCCCCCGCAGGCAGCTGGACTACATTTTCCACAGCCGCGACATTCACATCGTCTCGTTCGAGATTCCCCAGGTGAAATTTTCCGATCACGTGCCGCTCATCTGCGAGTTTGAAATCAGCGCGAAGAGAGCGACGGCTTCCGGCGGCGCCCAGCCCCGTCCATAG
- the selB gene encoding selenocysteine-specific translation elongation factor: protein MKQIILGTAGHIDHGKTSLIKAVTGVNTDRLKEEQARGITIELGFASIDLPGGWHLGIVDVPGHEKFVKNMVAGATGIDMVAMVIAADEGVMPQTREHMEICTLLGIEHGLIALTKTDLVDEEWMELVTEDIRDFARGTFLEDCAIVPLSSATGEGVREFIAALEELSAKVPDRPLTNLFRLPVDRVFTMKGFGTVITGSLVSGSIKVGDTVTIFPSMTTSKVRGIQVHNESVEQAGPGMRTAINFQGLEKASVNRGEVLSTPGALRPSYMVDVSLHFLDSNRKPAKNRTKVRFHTGTSEVFGYLVLLDREELNPGEDIVAQIRLDTPVTLVRDDRFVIRSYSPVRTIGGGRVLNPVAQKHKQFQVDVIEGLKGLIDSPAEAIASFHVKDAGVSGVTFADLVIMTNLPEKRLTSITQALSSTREIIQIDKESRLFVHRDVFDALQEQMVVNLDRYHRANPLKTGMSKGELKSKFPVNAADKLFSVVMNQMLKAGKIAQEGEAVRLASHKVSLGMDQADIKKKVLEIYLESGLTPPYFKEVTKTLGVDPVVAKDVLMLLVNEGTMIKAKEDLFFHGEPYEELKKRLVDFLKANGEITTPQFKEMTGASRKYIIPLLEYFDAKNVTLRVGDSRKLRKGQ, encoded by the coding sequence ATGAAACAGATTATACTCGGAACCGCCGGACACATCGACCACGGTAAAACCAGCCTCATCAAAGCCGTCACCGGCGTCAATACCGACCGGCTGAAAGAGGAACAGGCGCGGGGCATCACCATCGAACTGGGGTTTGCCTCGATCGACCTGCCCGGCGGGTGGCACCTGGGCATTGTCGATGTGCCGGGTCATGAAAAGTTCGTGAAAAACATGGTTGCCGGCGCCACGGGCATCGACATGGTAGCCATGGTCATCGCCGCCGACGAGGGGGTCATGCCGCAGACCCGCGAGCACATGGAGATCTGCACCCTTCTGGGCATCGAACACGGCCTGATCGCTCTGACCAAGACAGATCTCGTGGACGAGGAGTGGATGGAACTGGTCACCGAGGATATCCGGGATTTCGCCAGGGGGACCTTTCTGGAAGACTGCGCCATCGTTCCGCTGTCCTCCGCAACGGGCGAGGGGGTTCGGGAATTCATTGCCGCCCTGGAGGAACTGAGTGCCAAGGTCCCGGACAGACCGTTGACCAACCTGTTCAGACTGCCCGTCGACCGGGTTTTCACCATGAAGGGTTTTGGAACGGTGATCACCGGCTCGCTGGTTTCCGGCAGCATAAAGGTGGGAGACACCGTCACCATTTTTCCTTCCATGACCACCTCCAAGGTGAGGGGCATACAGGTGCACAACGAGAGCGTGGAGCAAGCCGGCCCGGGCATGCGCACGGCCATCAATTTCCAGGGGCTGGAAAAGGCCTCGGTGAACCGCGGCGAGGTGCTTTCCACACCGGGCGCCCTGCGGCCGAGTTACATGGTGGACGTGAGCCTGCATTTCCTAGACAGCAATCGGAAGCCGGCGAAAAACCGGACCAAGGTGCGTTTCCACACGGGGACCAGTGAGGTCTTCGGCTATCTGGTGCTGCTGGACAGAGAGGAACTGAATCCCGGTGAGGACATTGTGGCCCAGATACGGCTGGACACGCCCGTGACGCTGGTCCGGGACGACCGCTTCGTTATCCGGAGCTATTCGCCTGTACGAACCATAGGCGGGGGCAGGGTCCTGAACCCGGTGGCACAGAAGCACAAGCAGTTTCAGGTGGATGTCATCGAGGGCCTGAAAGGGCTTATCGACAGCCCGGCGGAAGCGATCGCCTCTTTTCATGTGAAAGATGCCGGGGTTTCCGGGGTGACGTTTGCGGATCTGGTCATCATGACCAACTTGCCTGAAAAGCGGTTGACGTCCATCACTCAGGCGCTCTCGTCGACCAGGGAGATCATACAGATCGACAAGGAGAGCAGGCTGTTCGTCCACCGGGACGTGTTCGATGCCCTGCAGGAACAGATGGTGGTAAATCTCGACAGGTACCATCGGGCCAATCCCTTGAAAACCGGTATGTCCAAGGGAGAACTGAAATCGAAGTTCCCGGTGAATGCCGCGGACAAGTTGTTCAGCGTGGTGATGAACCAGATGCTGAAGGCCGGCAAGATCGCCCAGGAGGGCGAAGCCGTGCGGCTGGCGAGTCACAAGGTTTCACTGGGCATGGATCAGGCTGACATCAAGAAAAAGGTGTTGGAGATCTACCTGGAAAGCGGGCTCACACCGCCCTATTTCAAGGAGGTCACCAAGACGCTGGGTGTCGATCCGGTCGTCGCCAAGGACGTCCTCATGTTGCTGGTGAACGAAGGCACCATGATCAAGGCCAAGGAGGACCTGTTTTTTCACGGGGAGCCTTATGAGGAGCTCAAAAAGCGCCTCGTGGACTTCCTGAAGGCCAACGGGGAGATTACCACACCCCAGTTCAAAGAGATGACGGGCGCTTCGCGCAAGTATATCATTCCCCTGCTGGAGTATTTCGACGCCAAAAACGTGACCCTCCGGGTGGGGGACAGCCGGAAACTGAGAAAAGGACAGTGA
- a CDS encoding AAA family ATPase, whose amino-acid sequence MYSGFFGFKERPFKLLPDPTYLFLSKSYEEALAHLEYAAAHGDGFVEITGEVGTGKTTLCRVFLDRLTDDTEAAYIFNPRLDEVQLLKAINDELHITASANDAKALVDALNAYLMQMKADGRKVILIIDEAQNLSVEVLEQLRLLSNLETTRSKLIQIILVGQPELAEMLDSHELRQLGQRVTLSCHLAPLSFKETCAYIGHRLQIALTKPAHLFSKSALKEIFKHANGIPRLINIICDRSLLIAFSRNQKRVSGSMVRMAIRELWSRGDHRKRFPLKRRTVTMGLIAAAAVVAVLLLPGIVHREIGWAPLGALSRPAPDPGKEPAVVLSPAAPEPVEPAPKTPAPEKRAEPVALKTYIEQVDAAETRYSAMSNLLSLWSVEGRIQPYLLSIADDDAFFNLVAKQHGLEIEAIDGDPDLVRRLNLPAIFRFESSGGKLPVYLALEKIQAHQAVFRAQGADAGVAVPYEALVAQFKGRALIAWKNHLGFEGTLPFSYPKGAVIMLKMMLRDIGYEDVALTPVYDLSTRAIIKEIQRRHGLKADGFVGPLTKIALYNEKEDYPAPRLVVYEPLLREAS is encoded by the coding sequence ATGTACAGCGGTTTTTTCGGCTTCAAAGAACGGCCTTTCAAGCTGCTTCCGGATCCGACCTACCTGTTCTTGAGCAAAAGCTATGAAGAAGCCCTGGCGCATCTGGAATATGCCGCGGCGCACGGGGACGGATTCGTGGAAATCACCGGTGAAGTCGGCACGGGCAAAACAACCCTGTGCCGGGTTTTCCTGGACCGCTTGACCGACGATACCGAAGCCGCCTATATATTCAATCCCAGGCTCGATGAAGTTCAACTGCTCAAAGCCATCAACGATGAGCTGCACATTACCGCATCCGCGAACGACGCCAAGGCGCTGGTCGATGCCCTGAATGCCTACCTCATGCAGATGAAGGCGGACGGCAGGAAGGTGATATTGATCATCGACGAAGCCCAGAATCTGAGCGTCGAGGTTCTCGAACAGCTGAGGCTTTTGTCGAACCTCGAAACGACGCGCAGCAAGCTCATTCAGATCATTCTGGTGGGGCAGCCCGAACTGGCGGAAATGCTGGATTCTCATGAACTGAGGCAACTCGGTCAACGGGTGACCCTGAGCTGCCATCTGGCGCCGCTCAGCTTTAAAGAGACCTGTGCCTACATCGGGCACCGCCTGCAAATCGCCCTCACCAAACCGGCGCACCTTTTTTCGAAATCCGCCCTGAAGGAGATTTTCAAACACGCCAACGGCATCCCCCGTCTGATCAATATCATCTGTGACCGGTCGCTGCTGATCGCTTTCAGCCGGAACCAAAAGCGGGTGTCGGGCAGCATGGTGCGCATGGCGATCCGCGAATTGTGGAGCCGCGGCGACCATCGGAAACGGTTTCCCCTGAAACGCAGAACCGTAACCATGGGATTGATTGCCGCCGCTGCGGTGGTGGCCGTGTTGCTGCTGCCGGGGATCGTGCACCGGGAGATCGGGTGGGCGCCGCTCGGGGCCCTGTCGCGACCGGCGCCGGATCCCGGGAAGGAACCGGCCGTCGTCCTTTCACCGGCGGCGCCGGAGCCGGTGGAACCCGCACCAAAGACACCCGCACCCGAGAAGCGGGCGGAGCCGGTGGCGCTCAAGACGTATATCGAACAGGTCGATGCGGCGGAAACGCGCTACAGCGCCATGTCGAATCTGCTCTCCCTGTGGTCGGTCGAAGGGCGGATACAACCCTATCTGTTGAGCATCGCAGACGACGACGCCTTTTTCAACCTGGTGGCGAAGCAGCACGGGCTGGAAATAGAGGCGATCGACGGCGATCCGGACCTGGTCAGGAGACTGAATCTGCCGGCAATTTTCAGGTTCGAGTCTTCCGGCGGCAAATTGCCCGTATACCTGGCGCTGGAAAAGATTCAGGCGCATCAGGCTGTTTTCCGGGCGCAGGGAGCGGATGCCGGCGTCGCGGTTCCCTATGAGGCCCTGGTGGCTCAATTCAAGGGGCGGGCCCTGATTGCGTGGAAGAATCACCTGGGCTTCGAAGGCACGCTGCCCTTCAGTTACCCCAAGGGGGCCGTGATTATGCTCAAGATGATGCTGCGCGATATCGGATACGAAGACGTGGCCTTGACACCGGTATATGACCTTTCGACCCGGGCGATCATCAAGGAGATCCAGCGACGGCACGGTCTCAAAGCAGACGGGTTTGTGGGGCCGTTGACCAAGATCGCGCTTTACAACGAAAAGGAGGACTACCCGGCGCCGCGGCTGGTGGTCTATGAGCCGCTTTTAAGGGAAGCATCGTGA